A region of Nostoc sp. 'Peltigera membranacea cyanobiont' N6 DNA encodes the following proteins:
- a CDS encoding NF038130 family PEP-CTERM protein, translated as MTFQKLVIGASMAIGVSAIATVPAQAGTLTGASIGGTAASDYLVYDSNATNTFTVANTSANVQKALSGNAASPTGNIELAASSEKAGFNFTKNTTLTGTIGGKTLTLSSLTSDDWFGVGKTTTTYGVSNLANTWFSQVLSQNGITSTLLGKFGYTQQALFTGFLASGGFQRFSDPNISYVNQDDASGLISIGLAGHYDAKPLLGLPSNLSNLFTSPLQASELVKYTYDGKTDYLYSFKATKSGLVEKTDGISHSGNYEVTIKGVAPKAVPEPSVILGLLGVAGVFATQRKFKKASI; from the coding sequence ATGACTTTTCAGAAACTTGTAATTGGTGCCTCAATGGCTATTGGTGTGAGCGCGATCGCTACTGTCCCAGCACAGGCTGGCACACTCACTGGCGCTAGTATTGGTGGAACAGCAGCCAGTGATTATTTAGTCTATGATTCCAATGCTACAAATACCTTCACAGTAGCAAATACTAGTGCAAATGTACAAAAAGCTCTCAGTGGTAACGCTGCTAGCCCCACTGGTAATATAGAGCTAGCTGCTAGTAGTGAAAAAGCTGGTTTTAATTTTACCAAGAACACCACCTTGACAGGTACAATCGGTGGGAAAACCCTGACTCTAAGCAGCCTCACTTCTGATGACTGGTTTGGAGTCGGCAAAACAACTACGACGTATGGGGTAAGTAACTTAGCTAACACCTGGTTTAGCCAGGTTTTAAGTCAGAATGGCATCACTAGTACTTTACTTGGTAAGTTCGGCTATACTCAACAGGCTTTGTTTACTGGCTTTCTTGCAAGTGGTGGATTTCAACGCTTTAGCGACCCGAATATCTCCTATGTCAATCAAGATGACGCTAGTGGTTTAATCAGTATTGGTTTAGCAGGTCACTATGATGCCAAACCCCTTCTAGGACTGCCGTCTAACCTGTCTAACTTATTTACATCTCCATTACAAGCAAGTGAATTAGTCAAATACACTTATGACGGCAAGACTGACTATCTGTATAGCTTTAAAGCTACCAAATCCGGTTTAGTTGAAAAAACTGATGGTATATCCCACAGTGGTAATTATGAAGTTACCATCAAGGGTGTAGCTCCCAAAGCAGTTCCGGAACCATCAGTAATACTTGGTCTGTTGGGTGTGGCTGGTGTCTTTGCTACACAACGCAAATTTAAAAAAGCATCTATTTAA
- a CDS encoding LL-diaminopimelate aminotransferase, translated as MQFAKRLQPLQSNVFADMDRAKAIALAAGQQVIDLSLGSSDLPAEAHVIEAIAQSLHDRSTHGYLLFNGTLGFREAAANWYEQKFGIKVDPQTEVLPLIGSQEGTAHLPLALLNPGDFALLLDPGYPSHAGGVYLASGQIYPMPLRAENAFLPVFADIPAPVLAQSRMMVLSYPHNPTSAIAPFSFFQEAVAFCQQHNLALVHDFPYVDLVFEETGDWAMNSSQSPIPNTQSLVPSILQADPEKSVSIEFFTLSKSYNMGGFRIGYAIGNAELINALRQVKAAVDFNQYQGILNGAIAALTGPQAGVKSAVATFQQRRDAFITALHRIGWNVPTPKATMYIWAKLPSPWSQNSIEFCTQLVKQTGVAASPGAGFGKSGEGYVRFALVHEPPLLETAVERIAQFLH; from the coding sequence ATGCAATTTGCAAAGCGTTTACAACCCCTGCAATCTAATGTATTTGCTGATATGGACAGAGCCAAGGCGATCGCTTTGGCTGCTGGACAACAAGTAATTGATTTGTCGTTGGGGTCTTCTGATTTACCAGCTGAGGCGCACGTCATTGAGGCGATCGCCCAATCTCTCCACGATCGCAGTACCCACGGCTATCTGTTGTTTAACGGTACTCTTGGGTTTCGTGAAGCCGCAGCCAACTGGTACGAACAAAAATTTGGTATCAAGGTAGATCCCCAAACTGAGGTACTGCCTCTGATTGGTTCTCAAGAAGGTACAGCCCATTTACCTCTAGCATTGCTCAATCCAGGAGATTTTGCCCTGTTGCTCGATCCAGGTTATCCCTCTCATGCCGGGGGAGTCTACCTAGCTAGCGGTCAAATCTACCCGATGCCATTACGGGCAGAAAACGCTTTTTTACCAGTGTTTGCTGATATTCCCGCCCCAGTCTTAGCTCAGTCGCGGATGATGGTATTAAGTTATCCTCACAATCCCACTTCCGCGATCGCTCCTTTCTCTTTCTTCCAAGAAGCTGTCGCCTTCTGTCAACAACACAATCTCGCCCTGGTTCACGATTTCCCTTATGTAGATTTAGTATTTGAGGAAACTGGGGACTGGGCAATGAACTCTTCCCAATCCCCAATACCCAATACCCAATCCCTAGTCCCCTCGATTTTGCAAGCCGATCCAGAGAAAAGTGTCTCGATTGAATTTTTCACCCTTTCCAAGTCCTACAATATGGGCGGCTTCCGTATTGGCTACGCAATTGGTAATGCTGAGTTAATTAATGCCTTACGTCAAGTAAAAGCTGCCGTTGATTTTAATCAGTATCAAGGAATCTTGAATGGTGCGATCGCAGCCCTAACTGGCCCTCAAGCTGGGGTAAAATCTGCTGTCGCTACCTTCCAGCAGCGCCGTGATGCTTTCATTACTGCTTTACACCGCATTGGCTGGAATGTTCCTACTCCCAAAGCCACAATGTACATCTGGGCAAAATTACCTTCACCTTGGAGTCAAAACTCCATAGAGTTTTGTACCCAGTTAGTTAAACAAACTGGTGTAGCTGCTTCACCAGGCGCTGGTTTTGGCAAATCTGGGGAAGGGTATGTCCGCTTTGCCTTGGTGCATGAGCCACCTTTGTTAGAAACTGCTGTGGAAAGAATTGCCCAGTTCCTTCATTGA
- a CDS encoding thioredoxin family protein — translation MSKAVITITDAEFETEVLKAEQPVLVYFWASWCGPCQLMSPLISSAASQYSDRLKVVKMEIDPNPLTVKQYQVEGVPAIRLFQGQEVLISTEGVIGKDKLLELLDTHLNSN, via the coding sequence ATGAGTAAGGCTGTAATCACCATAACCGATGCTGAGTTTGAAACAGAAGTGTTAAAAGCTGAACAGCCTGTATTAGTTTACTTTTGGGCTTCCTGGTGTGGGCCTTGTCAATTGATGTCGCCCCTGATTAGTTCAGCTGCTAGCCAATATAGCGATCGCCTCAAAGTCGTGAAAATGGAAATTGACCCCAATCCACTCACTGTTAAGCAGTACCAAGTGGAAGGTGTCCCCGCCATCAGACTATTTCAAGGCCAGGAAGTTTTGATATCAACAGAGGGAGTCATCGGTAAAGATAAATTACTCGAACTCTTAGATACGCACTTAAATAGTAATTAG
- a CDS encoding PspA/IM30 family protein: protein MGLFDRIKRVVSSNLNDLVNKAEDPEKMLEQAILEMQEDLVQLRQGVAQAIAAQKRSEKQYNDAQNEINKWQRNAQLALQKGDENLARQALERKKTYTDTSAALKASLDTQSTQVETLKRNLIQLESKISEAKTKKEMLRARITTAKAQEQLQNMVSGMNTSSAMSAFERMEEKVLMQEARAQSAGELAGADLESQFAQLEGSSDVDDELAALKAQMLPPATPVTQAQLPPQQETTPAKSNEVVDAELDSLRKQLDQL from the coding sequence ATGGGATTATTCGATCGCATTAAGCGAGTAGTTAGTTCTAACCTCAACGACCTGGTTAACAAAGCCGAAGACCCCGAAAAAATGCTAGAACAAGCCATCCTGGAAATGCAGGAAGACTTGGTGCAGCTGCGTCAGGGAGTAGCCCAAGCGATCGCCGCCCAAAAACGCAGCGAGAAACAGTATAATGATGCCCAAAATGAAATCAATAAGTGGCAACGCAATGCTCAACTAGCCCTACAAAAAGGTGATGAGAACTTAGCACGACAAGCCCTAGAGCGCAAGAAAACTTATACGGATACTAGCGCTGCCCTCAAAGCTAGTTTAGATACCCAAAGCACTCAAGTTGAAACCCTCAAACGCAACTTAATCCAGCTTGAAAGCAAGATTTCTGAGGCGAAAACCAAGAAAGAAATGCTCAGGGCTAGAATCACCACTGCGAAAGCCCAAGAGCAACTGCAAAACATGGTAAGTGGGATGAATACCAGCAGTGCAATGTCTGCCTTCGAGCGGATGGAAGAAAAAGTCTTGATGCAAGAAGCCCGGGCCCAGTCAGCTGGAGAATTAGCAGGTGCTGATTTAGAAAGCCAATTTGCTCAGTTGGAAGGTAGTAGCGATGTTGATGATGAATTGGCAGCGTTGAAAGCGCAAATGCTACCACCTGCTACTCCAGTAACTCAAGCCCAACTGCCACCGCAACAAGAAACCACTCCTGCTAAGTCTAATGAAGTGGTTGATGCTGAGTTGGATTCTTTACGCAAGCAATTGGATCAACTATAA
- a CDS encoding PspA/IM30 family protein yields the protein MELIKRILRVIRANLNSSIGGAEDPEKILEQTVLEMQENLVRLRQGVAQAIATQKRTERQTVAAQSQTEEWYRRAQLALQQGNEPLAREALTKRQAYKETTTALFSQIEQQNDIVARLKKDMRSLELKISEAKTKKDMYIARARSAEASYRLQEMLGGVSATSSLSAFERMEEKVLQIEAHSVAITQLGSDDLETQFTSLESINNVDAELAAMKVQVLNHPENTQHHSLLTEENQNKVQPLQQQLPKTQDS from the coding sequence ATGGAATTAATCAAGCGAATCTTGCGGGTGATTCGCGCTAATCTCAATAGTTCGATTGGGGGTGCAGAAGATCCAGAAAAGATTCTAGAGCAAACTGTCCTGGAAATGCAGGAAAATCTGGTGCGGTTGCGGCAGGGTGTAGCACAAGCGATCGCTACCCAAAAACGCACTGAACGACAGACGGTGGCTGCCCAGTCTCAAACAGAAGAATGGTATCGCCGCGCCCAATTGGCCTTACAACAAGGCAATGAACCTCTAGCCCGCGAAGCTTTGACTAAACGCCAAGCTTATAAAGAAACTACTACAGCTCTCTTTTCTCAGATAGAGCAGCAAAACGATATAGTCGCTAGGCTAAAAAAAGATATGCGATCGCTAGAGTTAAAAATTTCCGAGGCGAAAACAAAAAAAGATATGTATATTGCTCGCGCCCGTTCTGCTGAAGCGTCTTATCGCCTCCAGGAAATGCTTGGCGGAGTTTCTGCCACTAGTAGTCTGAGTGCCTTTGAGCGCATGGAAGAAAAAGTTTTGCAAATAGAAGCTCATTCAGTTGCAATAACTCAACTCGGTAGCGACGACTTGGAAACACAATTTACTTCCTTGGAATCTATTAATAATGTGGATGCCGAATTAGCCGCGATGAAGGTACAGGTTTTAAATCACCCAGAAAACACGCAGCACCACAGTCTCCTTACCGAGGAGAACCAAAACAAAGTTCAGCCTCTCCAACAGCAGTTACCCAAAACTCAAGACTCTTGA
- a CDS encoding DUF721 domain-containing protein translates to MSLKSIHDILGVLEKQAKWQEQPFQYLLKCWAEVVGPGVAANTRPLSIQRDVLSVATSSAAWAQNLTFGRTSLLLKLNKKLPTPLVDIRFSTASWQNQSVERKQQQTVSPHEHPSYLADEISLPDVTPTKDVNAAFGHWTKIMRSRSHGLPLCPQCESPTPPGELQRWAVCSICAAKQF, encoded by the coding sequence ATGTCGTTGAAATCAATTCATGATATTTTAGGCGTTCTAGAAAAGCAGGCTAAATGGCAGGAGCAACCATTTCAATACTTACTAAAGTGTTGGGCAGAAGTTGTTGGGCCAGGGGTTGCTGCAAATACTCGACCATTATCGATTCAGCGCGATGTTTTGTCGGTAGCAACTTCTAGTGCTGCTTGGGCGCAAAACCTGACTTTTGGTCGCACGTCTCTGCTTTTAAAGTTGAATAAAAAGCTGCCAACGCCTTTGGTTGATATTCGCTTCTCTACTGCTAGCTGGCAGAATCAATCTGTGGAGAGAAAACAGCAACAAACGGTTTCGCCCCATGAGCATCCCAGTTACCTTGCTGATGAGATTAGCCTTCCTGATGTTACACCCACCAAGGATGTAAATGCTGCCTTTGGGCATTGGACGAAGATTATGCGATCGCGATCGCATGGCTTACCCCTTTGTCCTCAATGTGAATCTCCCACCCCACCCGGCGAACTCCAGCGCTGGGCAGTCTGTTCTATCTGTGCTGCTAAACAGTTTTAA
- the menB gene encoding 1,4-dihydroxy-2-naphthoyl-CoA synthase gives MQINWETAKTYEDILYQKTDGIAKITINRPHKRNAFRPETVFELYDAFCNAREDITIGVVLFTGYGPHTDGKYAFCSGGDQSVRGHAGYVDDTGIPRLNVLDLQRLIRSMPKVVIALVAGYAIGGGHVLQLICDLTIAADNAIFGQTGPKVGSFDGGFGASYLARIVGQKKAREIWFLCRQYNAQQALEMGLINCVVPIEQLEAEGIQWAQEILEKSPIAIRCLKAAFNADCDGQAGLQELAGNATLLYYMTEEGSEGKQAFLEKRPPDFRSFPWLP, from the coding sequence ATGCAAATTAACTGGGAAACTGCCAAAACCTACGAAGATATTCTGTATCAAAAAACTGATGGCATTGCGAAAATCACCATCAACCGTCCCCATAAACGCAATGCTTTCCGTCCTGAAACAGTCTTTGAACTGTACGACGCTTTCTGTAATGCTCGTGAAGATATTACTATTGGTGTTGTCCTATTTACAGGCTATGGCCCACACACTGATGGCAAATATGCCTTCTGTTCTGGTGGCGATCAAAGTGTGCGGGGACATGCGGGTTATGTAGACGATACTGGCATCCCTCGCTTGAATGTGCTGGACTTACAAAGGCTGATTCGTTCGATGCCGAAAGTAGTGATTGCTTTAGTGGCTGGATATGCGATCGGTGGTGGACATGTCCTACAGTTAATTTGCGACCTTACCATCGCCGCCGATAATGCCATTTTTGGACAGACTGGCCCGAAAGTCGGCAGTTTTGACGGTGGTTTTGGAGCCAGCTATCTCGCCCGCATCGTGGGACAAAAAAAGGCTAGAGAAATTTGGTTTCTCTGCCGCCAATATAATGCACAACAAGCTCTAGAAATGGGCTTAATTAATTGCGTCGTCCCAATCGAACAACTAGAAGCGGAAGGTATTCAATGGGCGCAGGAAATTTTAGAAAAAAGTCCGATCGCAATTCGGTGTCTTAAAGCCGCCTTCAATGCTGATTGTGACGGACAAGCGGGTTTACAAGAACTCGCTGGCAATGCCACCCTACTCTATTACATGACAGAAGAAGGGTCTGAAGGCAAACAAGCCTTTCTCGAAAAGCGTCCACCAGATTTTCGCTCTTTTCCTTGGCTACCTTAA
- a CDS encoding Rpn family recombination-promoting nuclease/putative transposase: protein MRRDTIFYKLFKQFPGLLFELVDEPPPEAENYQFESVEVKETAFRIDGVFLPPADAVSKTVFFAEVQFQKDEDLYHRFFSELFLFLYRNSIRYDDWFGVIIFASRSLEPSNSTIHRALLESGQVRRVYLDELGDLREQPLGLGLMLLTNVTSETEAVEGARFLLEQAQQQSEQAIIDLITTIIVYKFSNLSREEIQAMLGLNLEEPRAILEAKEEGREEGKIEGKVEGREEGKIEGERAIVLRLLNRRVGNIPDALMSQIQGLSVEQLEALGDALLDFSTLADLSEWLQGQLSG, encoded by the coding sequence ATGCGACGTGACACCATCTTCTACAAATTATTTAAGCAATTTCCCGGTTTGCTGTTTGAATTAGTAGATGAACCACCTCCAGAAGCGGAGAACTACCAGTTTGAATCGGTTGAAGTCAAAGAAACGGCGTTTCGGATTGATGGAGTGTTTTTACCTCCTGCTGATGCAGTTTCCAAAACCGTCTTTTTTGCAGAAGTCCAGTTTCAGAAGGATGAAGACTTATATCACCGCTTTTTTAGCGAATTATTTTTGTTTCTCTACCGCAACTCTATTCGTTACGATGACTGGTTTGGAGTCATAATTTTTGCTTCTCGCAGTCTTGAACCTTCCAATTCAACGATTCACCGCGCTTTGTTAGAAAGTGGTCAAGTTAGGCGGGTTTATCTGGATGAGTTGGGGGATTTGCGAGAGCAACCTTTGGGATTGGGTTTGATGTTGCTGACAAATGTTACTTCTGAAACGGAAGCAGTGGAAGGGGCGCGGTTTTTGCTGGAGCAAGCACAGCAACAATCGGAGCAAGCGATAATTGATTTAATTACGACGATTATCGTCTACAAGTTTTCTAACCTGAGTCGAGAGGAGATTCAAGCGATGTTGGGACTAAATTTGGAAGAACCACGGGCTATTCTGGAAGCGAAGGAAGAAGGGCGAGAGGAAGGAAAGATCGAAGGAAAGGTTGAAGGACGAGAGGAAGGAAAAATCGAAGGAGAAAGAGCGATCGTTTTACGACTATTAAATCGGCGTGTGGGTAATATTCCTGATGCGCTTATGTCCCAGATTCAAGGGTTATCGGTGGAACAGTTGGAAGCTTTAGGTGATGCTTTGTTGGATTTTTCTACTCTTGCTGATTTGTCAGAGTGGTTACAAGGTCAACTAAGCGGGTAA
- a CDS encoding site-specific DNA-methyltransferase yields the protein MATGIPSRNSHKSQKKNVIPFRLEYEGKIPIEDILKIPVAKLHRIISIDEHPRNRLIYGENLRVLSSFLNDDTVAGKVSLIYIDPPYATGSSFESRQRDHAYHDLIEGAEYLEFLRQRLVLLKELLSDEGSIYIHLDDKMACAVKIIMDEIFGSKNFRNLITRKKCNPKNYTRKQYGNTSDYILFYTKTDNYIWNQPFNPWTETTAKKEYQYVEKETGRVYKKVPVHAPGVRKGATGQPWRGILPPPGKHWQYTPETLDEMDARGEIYWSPTGNPRRKIYLDNSQGISVQDIWLDFKDAHNQNIKITGYPTEKNPDMIKQIILASSNEGDIVLDAFAGSGTTAATAEELGRKWIAIDNSQLAIATIVQRLVNGTEVMGDFINGNGSPKHEQKCLIGINRILQSGLDLYIEETPELEFIPDTVIRDWDSKLNFQANLV from the coding sequence ATGGCAACAGGAATACCTAGTCGAAATAGTCATAAAAGTCAAAAAAAAAATGTAATCCCTTTTCGTCTTGAATATGAAGGGAAAATTCCTATAGAAGATATATTAAAAATTCCTGTAGCCAAGTTACATCGCATAATAAGTATAGATGAACATCCAAGAAACAGACTCATCTATGGAGAGAATTTAAGAGTTCTTAGTTCATTCTTGAACGATGATACTGTCGCTGGTAAAGTTAGTTTAATTTATATTGATCCCCCCTATGCAACAGGGAGTAGTTTTGAGTCTCGTCAAAGAGACCATGCTTATCACGACCTAATAGAAGGTGCAGAATATTTAGAGTTTTTACGTCAACGACTGGTTTTACTGAAAGAACTTTTATCAGATGAAGGTTCTATTTATATACATTTAGATGACAAGATGGCTTGTGCTGTCAAAATTATAATGGATGAAATTTTTGGTTCTAAAAACTTTCGCAATTTGATTACAAGAAAAAAATGTAACCCAAAAAACTATACACGTAAACAGTACGGAAACACCTCTGACTACATTCTATTTTACACAAAAACAGATAATTATATATGGAATCAGCCTTTTAACCCTTGGACTGAAACTACTGCAAAGAAAGAGTATCAATATGTTGAAAAGGAGACTGGAAGAGTTTATAAGAAAGTTCCTGTTCATGCACCAGGTGTAAGAAAAGGTGCAACAGGTCAACCCTGGAGAGGAATACTACCTCCACCAGGTAAACACTGGCAATATACTCCAGAAACTTTAGACGAAATGGATGCACGCGGAGAGATTTACTGGTCACCAACAGGGAACCCAAGAAGAAAAATTTATTTAGATAATAGTCAGGGTATTTCAGTCCAAGATATCTGGCTTGACTTCAAGGATGCTCACAATCAAAATATTAAAATTACTGGCTATCCAACAGAAAAAAATCCAGATATGATCAAACAAATAATTCTAGCCTCATCTAATGAGGGAGATATTGTGTTAGATGCATTCGCGGGAAGTGGAACTACTGCTGCGACAGCTGAAGAGTTAGGTAGAAAATGGATAGCTATTGATAATTCGCAACTTGCTATAGCTACAATAGTTCAGCGTTTAGTTAACGGAACAGAAGTAATGGGTGACTTCATTAACGGAAATGGTTCTCCTAAACATGAACAAAAGTGCTTAATAGGTATAAATAGAATTTTACAAAGTGGTCTAGATTTATATATTGAAGAAACACCAGAATTAGAGTTTATCCCTGATACTGTAATACGTGATTGGGATAGCAAACTTAACTTTCAAGCCAACCTTGTGTAA
- a CDS encoding helix-turn-helix domain-containing protein — MRQDVEHNNNESEEDISFLTTIEVAELLRVHQRTVQRWISSNNLKATKVGPRIWRIRQKDLDEFLQINNSRKQAEEDINSNGNRNT; from the coding sequence ATGCGACAAGATGTAGAACATAACAATAATGAGAGTGAAGAAGATATTTCGTTTTTAACAACTATTGAAGTAGCTGAACTTCTTCGTGTTCATCAAAGAACTGTACAAAGATGGATATCATCAAATAATCTGAAAGCTACAAAAGTGGGGCCAAGAATTTGGCGGATCAGACAAAAAGACTTAGATGAGTTCTTACAAATAAATAATAGTAGAAAACAAGCAGAAGAAGATATTAACTCAAATGGCAACAGGAATACCTAG